From the genome of Pseudomonas helvetica:
TGCCCCTGCCGCGAAGCGTCGCCGAGGCCTGTCATCCGAATCGGTTTGCCTTGCGCAAGCTGATTCGCGGTTCGTGATGATGGGATCAAGGCGGACAGACTGGTCCTGCGGCGTGAAGCGCCGTAGGATCGCCGGATTGATGATCCGAGGTGCCTATGCTGATTCCCCACGACCAACTTGAAGTCGACACCCTGACCCGCCTGATCGAAGACTTCGTCACCCGTGACGGTACCGACAATGGCGACGAAACCCCGCTGGAAACCCGCGTGTTGCGGGTGCGCCATGCGTTGAGCAAAGGTCAGGCGCTGATCGTGTTCGACCCTGAAAGCCAGCAATGTCAGCTGATGCTCAAGCACGACGTGCCCAAGCACCTGTTTGACTGAGCACCCGTTTGGCCGGGCAGCTATTTGTTCGAGTACTTCAGCCGCGTTTGCCGTGTACCTGTTTGGCCTGAATGCGCTCGTAGACTTCAGCACGATGCACATTGATGTTTTGCGGGGCTTCGATACCGAAGCGGACATTGCCTCCGTTCACGGCGAGGATACGCACAGAGATGTTGTCGCCAATGGAGATCATTTCGCCCACAACGCGGCTGAGTACGAGCATGGCTCTAGTCCTTGAGATTACCGGGCCTTGAAGATGACCGGCTGAGGCCGGGTCTACAATGCAACAGCGGCAAAACAGTCCCCCCCTACGCGGCAAAACGACTCCTCTTACAGACTTCCCTTTCACGGCAACATCAATGACTCAAGGTGTCGTGAAGCGTGGGCCAAACAGAATGATGCTCGCGCCTAGTACGCACAGTGCAACGCCCAGCCAGTCCGAGCCCAGCGGTCGAATCCGCTCGACCACGCCGAGCCAGCCGATGGACGCAATAATGTAAATGCCGCCGTAGGCTGCATAAGCACGGCCCGCGTAGGTCGATTCGACTTTGGTCAGCACAATGGCGAACAGCGTCAGGCTGAGCAGCGCCGGCACGACCCACCAGATGCTTTTGCCCTGCCGCAACCACATCCAGAAAGCGAAACAGCCGGCGATTTCGAACAGCGCCGCAAGGAAAAACCACAGGTAATTGAGCATGCACACATCTCGTCAGGGCGGCCAGAAGCGGCAACCCTAACGACGCAGCCCGCTACTCGCAAGCTCAGCTGGCGCTTTGCCTGGCCTTGGCGCGCATCTTGTCGGCCATCACGGTCATCTCGTTGTAGAGCAACTGCGGATTCTTCTGTTTGAGTGCCCAGGCCGTACGGCCCTGCTCATGAGGCAGAATCATGAACTCGCCTACGGCAACATGCTGGTAGATGTAGTCAGCGATATCGCTGGCGGTAATCGGCGAGCTTTCCAGCAACTTGCCGACCTGGGCTTTCATGGCCGGGGTCGGGCCACGGAAGGAGTCCAGCAGGTTGGTCTGGAAGAACGACGGGCAGACCACATGCACAGTGATTTCCTGCTGTGCCAGTTCAATCAGCAGGCTCTCGGACAGCGCCACGACACCGGCCTTGGCCACGTTGTAGTTGCTCATGGCAGGCCCCTGCATCAACGCAGCCATCGAGGCGATGTTGATGATCTTGCCTTTACTCTTTTCCAGCAGCGGCAGGAACGCCTTGCAGCCTTTGACCACGCCCATCAGGTTAATCGCAATCTGCCAATCCCAGTCTTCCAGCGACAGCTCACTGAAGAAACCGCCCGAGGCCACGCCGGCGTTGTTGACGATCACATCGATGCCGCCCAGCTTCTCTTCACAGGCTTGGGCGAAGGCGGTCAGCTGGCTGTAGTCGCGCACATCGCAACGCTGAATGAAACCGTCACCACCCGTCTCACGGACCTGTTTCAGGGTTTCTTTCAAGCCTGGCTCGCTGACATCGGACAAGGCCAACTGCCAGCCTTCTCGAGCCCAGCGCAGAGCGATTTCGCGACCCAGGCCGGACCCGGCACCAGTGATCATCATGCGATTTTGCATAGGGAGTTGCCTTGATGTTCCGGGGGAAGATGCTCGCAGTGTAGCGAAGGATTTTCCTACACCCATGACCATCAGATTGCTGAATACCCCAGGCAAACCATAGCGGTTGCATGGCACGGAAACGCGCCGAGCCGACCGGGTTGTCGGCAGGGTTCAACCGCCCGCCGACAGATTCGGCAGACGAAAAAAAAGGCCCTCGCGGGCCTCTTTTTTATTGACGGTTTACTTGGTCTGCATGCTTTCGGTCACACCGGCGGTGTTATCCAGCAAGCTCTTGGTCGCGGTTTGCAGGAACGCTTCCAGCTTGAGCTTCAGCTCAGCGGTACGCGGTGCATTCGGGATGATTTCGGCATGCGGGTTGGCACCCAGTTGGTACTGGTACATCTTCGGATCCATTTCCTTTTCCTTCGGCAGAATCAGGATCTGGTCAGCCGTGACGATGGCCGTGGTCTGTTCAGTACCCGATGGCTTGATCACGCCAAAACCGGTGTCGCCTTGCGGCAGGTTGAGCAGGTCTCGTCCCCAGCACTGTTGACGCACTTCGCCACCGAGGCGGCCCATGATGGTCGGCACGATGTCGATCTGAGTGCCCACTGTGTGGTCACGCTGACCGAATTTTTCCTGGATGCCCGGTGCAATCATCAGCATCGGCACGTTGAAGCGGCCCAGGTCCATTTCGGTGATTTGACGCTCGTTGCCGAAACCATGGTCGCCCACGATGACAAACAGGGTTTCCTTGAAGTACGGCTCTTTACGGGCCTTTTCAAAGAACTGCCCCAACGCCCAGTCGGCGTAACGCATGGCCGTCAAATGCTCGTTCAGGCTGCCACGATCAGTGACTTTTTCGACCGGCAATGGCGTCGGCAAGGCATAGGGAGTGTGGTTGGACAGGGTTTGCAGCAGCGCGTAGAACGGCTTGCCTTCGCGCGCCTTGAGTTCCTGCAGGCCACGGTCGAACATGTCCTGGTCGGACACGCCCCACGTCGGGTCGGAGAACACCGGGTTGACGTAGTCGTTACGCCCGATGAAGTTGGTCATGCCCTGGTTGCTGAAGAAGCCCGACTGGTTGTCCCAGGCAAAATCACCGTTGTAGACGTACACATCGTCGTAGTTACGGGCGCTGAGCAACTGTGGCAGGCCGGACAGCATGTGGCTGCCTTCCGGGGTCTGCATCAGGTATTCGAAACCTGGCAGGTTCGGGAAGCAGGCCATGGTGGCGAACATACCCTGGTGGGTATGAGTGCCGTTGGAGAAGAAGCGGTCGAACAACAGGCCTTCTTTCGACAATTTATCGAGGTTGGGCGTGATGTTGCCCGGCGCGCCCAAGGCACCGACCGAGTGACCGGCCATGCTTTCCATCAGGATCACAACGACGTTCTTGATCGGCAGCGTCTTGTCGGCCGGTGGCGTGTAATCGCGGCGTACCGCAGCGATACCGGCATCAACCAGCTTATCGTCCGGCATCACCAGCATATCGCGGACAATTTTCTGGGCCACGGACTGTTCCATCGTCGGCTTCCAGATGTTGTCGCGCTCTTCGGACATGCGGCTCTTTGCAGCAGCAACCAATTGCAACGTGCCGTTCAGGCCCAACTGGTTGGCGAAGTTCGACTCGGTGGTGTAAACGTCACCCCAACGCAGCGGCGGACCTTGACGCAACGTGCCACGGGCAGCCACGACGCAGATCAACAGGCACACCACGAATACCGCGATGCGCGCGTACCACGGGGCTACCTGACGGGTGCTGATGGCGCCACCGCTGAACGGGCCGCGTGGGCGGGTTGCACGGTCGGCGCCCTTGAACGCCAGGCTCAGCAACCAGGTGCCAACGGCCCAGGCCAACAGATAACGGACGACCGGGAAGCCATACCAGAGCATGCTCATGACGGTTTTCGGGTCTTCCTTCACATACTGGAAGACCAGGCCGTTGAGGCGCTGGTGGAACTCACGGTAGAAGTCCATTTCCATCAGGCCGAGGAACAGCGCGATGCTCGAGGCAATGGTCAGCCAGCACCGGAACAGACCACGGGCAGCCATCGCCCGGACACTGAACAGGGACAGCAATAGTGGAATGCTGAGGTAGACCACCAGGCGCAGGTCAAAACGCAAGCCATTGGCGAACGCTTCGAGGAAGGTCGAGGCGGGTGTGTCGAGGATCATCTCCCGGTTGTACACCAGCAGCGCAACGCGCAGCAGGGAGAGCATTGCCATCATGACCACGGCACAGAGCAGTGTGTACGCCAGATGCGATTTGACGGTCGGTTGCAGCAAGCGATTCGAAGCTCGCTGCTGACTAAGGGCGTCCGGGTTAGCCATGTCGTTTATAGGACTCATTGGAAGTTGAAGTTTCAAAGATGTTGCGGCGCCCTGCCCTCCGTTGCGATTACTTGCAGGAAGTGGCCGGGAGCGTGCGCGATGCGCAAATGTTGCACGATCACTCGCGGCATTACCATTCATTACTGGCAAACACCCCCCCAAAGCCTGGCTTCCAGGGCTCTGGAACAAGGGTCACAGGGGGTTGAGCGTTAAATCGGCGTGGGTGAATTGTCTTGGAGTGTTTGTGAAAATTTCGTGCAACGTATATCTGGAAACACAAAAAGGGCCTCTCGGCCCTTTTCGGTCAGCCCGGCTTAATCATTACTCGGCTTGTTCACCGCTTGCAGCACGTACTGCGGAAGAGCGAATGCGCCAATATGGATTTCCGGATTGTAGTAGCGGGTGATGATGCCGCTGCCGGCAAAACGCTGACTCAGGGTTTCGCGCGACAGCTTGCGGTACGCCGTGTTGGTCGCGCCCCAGGCAAACGTCATGGCACCGCCGATGTAAGTCGGCACCGCAGCCTGATAGAAGTGCCAGTCCGGGAACAGACTGCGCAAGCGCCCGGCGGTGGTTTTCACTTCTTCGATCTGCATGAACGGCGTGCCGTTCTGGGTCACCAGAATACCGCCTTCATTCAGGCAGCGGCGGCAGGCCTGGTAGAAGTTCTCCGAGAACAGCACTTCACCCGGACCGATCGGGTCGGTGGAGTCAGAGATGATCACGTCGAATTTTTCCTGGGTGGTGGCGACGAAACGCATGCCATCGTCGATCACCAGGTTCAGGCGTGGATCATCGAACGCACCTTTGGAGTGATTCGGCAGGAATTCCTTGCACATGTCGACCACGGTGCCGTCGATTTCGACCATGGTGATGTGTTCGACACTGCGGTGCTTGGCCACTTCACGCAGCATGCCGCCGTCGCCACCGCCGATGATCAATACGCGCTTGGCGGAGCCGTGAGCCAGGATCGGCACGTGAGTGAGCATCTCGTGGTAGATGAACTCGTCGGCTTCGGTGGTCTGGATCACACCGTCGAGCGCCATGACCCGGCCCATGCGCGGGTTCTCGAAAATCACCAGGTGCTGGTGCTCGGTGCGCACTTCGTGCAGCAGTTTTTCCATGCGAAAACGCTGGCCGTAGCCTTCGTAGAGGGTTTCCAGGTACTCGCTTGTCTTGGTGGTGCTCATGGGAAGTCCCCCGGTGAATGCTGGTGGCAACGGACGGTTACCCGCCCATGATGGACAATCGCAGGCGCTGGGCAGGCGATTGTCCACGGAAAGGCGCGCATTCTACGTCGCCGAACATGACAGGTCGAACCTCACGTTACGGCTGGCCATACTTCGGCGTAGGAGCAAGGCTTGCCCGCGATGCAGACTCCGCGTTTTTCAGCCAAACCGCGTTATGTTCATCGCGGGCAAGCCTTGCTTACAGGGTCATGGTGTGGGGGTTAGAACCGTACGTTGCCCCGGGGGCCCGCAATTGCCCAAATAACCAGGCCCAGCACCGGAAGCAGGAGAATCAGCAGCACCCAGATGATTTTCATCCCGGTTTCTGCACCGCTTTTAAGCACGTTGATGATCGCCCAGATATCCAGCGCGAGGATGATCAGGCCAACCAGGCCATTGAAGGTGGAACCCATGGTGTCGCTCCCAGGAGAAGAATTTCCCCCTTAGGATAGTCGGGCCTGACAAGGGCTCCGATTTATTACGGTTGGCGCCGTAATGGCCTTAAACGTGGATCGCCACTTTCAGCGCTTCCAGCGACGGTGCCGCGGCAATCCCGATGTGCGCACACAACTCCAGCACCCGTGGGACATCGTTGCCATAGACCAGCACGACCTGAATCTCGTCATCGAGCAGCTGGCTGAAGTTCATCAGCGTGTAGCCGCCGTTTTCCGGGTTCATGCTGCCCATCTGGATCTGGATGCGGTTGAGTGCAGTCAACGCTTCGGTCTTGGCCAGTTGCTTGGGCTTGATGTTGAACGTCACGCCCGGGCCGAAAGACGCAACGATCTGCTCAAACAGGTCCATGTAGGTGTCGGCCTGGAACAGCACGGTTTCCGGCAGGCTGCCGACTACCACCCATTCACCCAGCGGGATCGGGAAAGTGTCGTCGTAGTTGATGTCCGGGTTGGCCGCCAGAAACGCCTCGGGATCGGCATAGGCCTGGGCGGCTTCATCGGCGATCTGCACAATTTCCGCCTCGCTCATGCAGCCGGAGCTGATTTTGCTGATGAGTTCGATGAGTGCGGCTTTCATGGGCAGATCCTGTAGCGAGGGAAATTTGAGGGCGCGAAGGATAGCGCATTCGCGAATGGATACCGAGCCCGAGGTCAAGCGCGAACCTGTGGCGAGGGAGCTTGCTCCCGCCGGCCGGTCCGCGCTCGGGCGAAGCAGTCGTAATCAGAAACACTCGGAGTATCAGATACAACCGGGGTTCAGGATTCAGGGCCGCTTCGCGCCCCAGCGGGAGCAAGCTCCCTCGCCACAGGGTTCGGGATCAGCCAAGCAGCTTCTGCAACTGCGCCGTGGTATCTGCCGCGCCCATGGTCCTGGCCGCGTCCAGGGCGTTGATGCCGTTGGCGTCCTTGGCCTTGGGATCAGCACCTTTGCTGATCAGGTAGTCGACGATTGCGCTGCGATTGAACATCGCGGCCATCATCAACGCGGTGCGGCCGTCAAAGGACGAACCTTCAACCTCGGCGCCACCCTCAACCAGGGCGGTCACCACTGCCAGATCGCCTTTGAACGCCGCGCCGGCAATCGGGCTTTGGCCATTTTCGTTGCGAATCTCTGGATCGGCCTTGTGCTCAAGCAGCACTTTCACTGCATCGACGTGGCCGTGATAGGCGGCCAACATCAGCAAGGTGTCGCCCTTGTGGTTACGCAGGTTCGGCGGCAGGCCTTTGCTCAGCAGTGCGGCGAGCATCGCCGCGTCACCATCACGTGCCTTATTGAACACCTGCTCGGCAAACTCCGCGGCTTCTTCCGGGGTCATCTGGCGGGATTTGTCTGTCATTGGGGACTCCACATTCGGTCAATCGCAAAGCCGCTAGTTTCCTTAAGCGGCGTGATACCTGTCACTCCTTTTTTCTCTCGTCCGGCCATAGCCAGAATCAATAACGGAACTTGCCAGCGTGGATATCCGCCAGTACCTGTTCGGTGACCTGCACATAAGTGTCCGAGCCCGGCAGCCAGGCGTAGATTGGATCTTCGCCGGTTTTGCGCGGATCGAATGCTTCATCCTTGAGGCGGGTCTTCTGGTACTTGAAGGTCCCGGTGGTCTCCATTTTCACTTTCACCCGCAAAAACAACGGCACCGCATAGGCCGGCAGGTGTTGACGGGCGAAGCTCAGCAACTCGCTGAAGTCCAGGGTCGCCAGGGACTCAGCCGGGGTAATCGCAGCCATGCCGGCGCGGCCGTTGGTGTTGTTGATCTCGACGCCATAGGCCACCGCCTCGGCGATGTGGGAGTGTTTCAAGAGGATGTTCTCGACCTCGGTGGTCGACACGTTCTCACCCTTCCAGCGGTAGGTATCGCCGAGGCGGTCGACAAACTGTGCATGACCAAAACCGATGCTGCGCAGCAAGTCACCCGTATTGAAGTAGCGATCGCCCTTCTCGAAGACATCGTGGAGCACAACTTTTTCGGTCTTCTGCGGGTCGGTGTAGCCGTCCAACGGCGCCTTGTCATCAATCTTTGCCAGCAACAGGCCTTGCCGTCCTTTACCGACTTTCTGCATGAAACCCTTGCTGTTGCGAATCGGCGTGCAGCTGTCGTGGGTGTACTCGACCAACGCCCAGGACATCAGTGAGAAGCCGATGGTGTTGTCGAAGTTGAGGATGTTGCTGAAACCGATATTGCCGTCGCTGGCGGCGTACAACTCGCAAATGTGATTGACCCCGAAGCGCCGCTTGAACTCGCTCCAGACGCCGGGGCGCAGCCCGTTGCCGATCATCTTCAGCACCGCGTTATCACAGTCGGCGGTGCTCGGCGGCTGATCGATCAGGTAACGGCACAACTCGCCGACGTAGCCGATGGTGGTCGCCTGGTATTTGCGCGCGTCGTTCCAGAACTGACTGGCGCTGAACTTGCGCCGAATGGCAAAGCCCGACGCCCCACAAATTGCCGAGCCCCAGCACACGCACAACCCCGTGGCGTGGTACAGCGGCAAGGTGCAATAGATGACATCGTCGGGGGTCATATCCAACGCGATCAACCCGAAACTGGCGGAGGTCTTCATCCAGCGGCCATGCTTGAACACTCCGGCCTTGGGTAACCCGGTCGTGCCGGAGGTGTAGATATAGAAGCAAGGGTCGTTGAGGTATACCTGCTGACTGCTGAGCGGGTTGTCGGTCGGGCAATCTGTACTGACAAGCATCAGGTTGATGAAGCCTGCGGGAACCGAACCGGGATCACGGGAAGTGTCCTGATCGGCCACCCACCAGGTTCTCGCGGTATCGATTGCAACCTGCTCGCGGATCGCCGAATAAACCCCGACCAACTCCTCGCCCACCACGATTGCCGCCGGAGCCACCAGATTCACGCTGTGCACCAGCGCCTGTCGGGTTTGCGAGGTATTGAGCATGGCGCTGATCGCGCCAACCTTGGCCACCGCCAACACTGTGACCAGCAGTTCCGGGCGGTTTTCGATGAAGACCCCGACCACATCACCTTTGCCAATGCCCTGGGCAATCAGGTAGTGAGCAATGCGGTTGGCCCACTGATTGACCTGTGCATAACTCAGTCTGACCTCACCTTGCAGCAGCGCCGGACCATCGGGATTACGCTGCGTCGCTTGCTCGAAGCTCCAACCGAGGCCGCAGGGTTGATCCGGTTGTTTGACATTGGCGACTTTCAGCCCCTTGACCACCCGTGGCAGGGCCTTGGCAATGGACGGCAACTTACGGAGCATCATGCCCCAGGTGATCATGTCGTTTGACGCGAGACTCATGGTTGCTCCCGTTCGGCCCTTGATGCCAGGCCTGTTTTGTTATTGTCGGGTGAACATTTGGTCGCAGATGTTGAGGCAACTTCATCCCCGAATCAGAGACGGCAGATAACCTCTGGTTAGAGATAAAAACAAACGTGGAAGAGTCGATTCAAGCCAAAAAGTACGCCCGCGCTTGTGTCGCTGTACACGCGGTTTTTGAAATGTTTTGTATCCGGGTCGATACTGCGGCAAACACGCAAAATGCAGGATGCACGATGGCCATTCATGCAAAATGCACGATGCCAAAAAATTACTAACTTTCTATACTATTGATTTATAACAGTTTTTATAAAATCTCATAATGGCACAATCAGTGCACCTATCACTCCATGCTTGCCATTCAAGTGCAAACGGAGCTGATCGACATGAGCCTGATCCAGGAAAAATTTTCGTCCCTGTTCTCCAACTTCGACGTCACCACGCAAGCACGCCCTGACGGCGGTATTCTGCTGACGCTCAATAGCAGCGATGGCCGAGTGTTCAAACGCTCGATTTCCTACGCTCAATTGCACGCCGGCGATCAACTGTCCTGGGTAATCAGTGCCATTCGCCGTGACTTGGCCGAACAGGCCAGCGAACTGCCGCAGATTTCAATGCTGCAAAGCCAGCAGCGTTTCGCCTTGCCGACCTATCACTCGAGATAAGCTTCAACCGTTCAAACCTTTCAGGTCGTGCAAGCCTTGCGCTGCACGGCCTGAGTGCGTTTTGAGCTCAGCTCAACAAGCCACGATTAACCGCCTCGCCGACCGCTTGGGCACGGTTGGTGACTTCGAGCTTGGAGTAGATGTTGCTCAGGTGAAACTTCACCGTCGCCTCGGAAATGTCCCGAATCACACTGATTTCCCACACCGTTTTGCCGGCCTTGGCCCAATACAGAATCTCCAGTTCCTTTTCGCTCAGCGGTTTGCCTGCCGGATCCGGACGCTGTCGCTTTGGTGTTTTCATCCTTAGCCCTCTCACCAGGAGTCCGCACCATTGCCAAGCGCGAAAAGTGCCTGGGTAAGCGAACAAACTTAAGGGCCGAAGAGTTACACAGGGACAAGATTAAACAAGTAAGGAAAACCACAAACAGGCATGGCCGACTTATCAACAGGCAACTTCCTACACGTCCTACAGACGTGCGTTGGCCATGATGTTAGTCCGTGATGGAAAGTCGGCTGACCGCGTGAGTTGCAGTCAGCCGTAGCCACTCAGAACGTGGCGGGATCGATCTGTGAAAAGCTGCTGACGTTCAGATGCCCGGCGAGCTCACCGCCTTCGCGTACCAGTCCGCAGGTGGCCATGCCGGCTTCACGGGCGGCATCCAGCTCCTGAACGATGTCGGAGAGAAACAGGATCTGCGCAGGCTCGCAGCCAATGGCTTGAGTAATGCGCTGATAGGACTGCGCCTCACGCTTGGGTCCCGAAGTGGTGTCGAAGTAGCCACTGAACAGCGGCGTCAAATCACCGGCCTCGGAGCAACCGAAGATCAGCTTCTGGGCCTGGATCGAACCGGACGAGTAAACGAACAGTTGATAACCGGCCTGATGCCAGCGTTTCAGCGCCTCGACTGCGTCCGGGTAAACATGCCCCTTCAACTGCCCGGCCTGATAACCCTGCTCCCAGACCATCCCTTGCAACGCCTTGAGTGGCGTGGCCTTGCGGTCTTCGGCAATCCAGCCCAGCAGGATTTCAATCACCCGTTCAACGTCAGCGCCAGGCTCGGCGCTGTCCTGGCGAACGGCGTCGATCTGCCGGGCAACATCGGCCCGTTGCGCCTGTTGCCGGACAAAGTCCGGCAAATGTCTGGCGGCATAGGGAAACAGCACGTCGAACACAAAACTCACCGCGCTGGTGGTGCCTTCGATGTCGGTGAGAATGGCTTTGATCGTCATGCCATCAGTCCTCGAGACGCGGGAAGCGGCTGGCGATGTCGTCGCCGGTGAAGTTGGCCACCCAGCCTTCGGGGTTGTTGAACAGCCGAATCGCCACGAAGTGCGGGTGCTCGCCCATGTCGAACCAGTGTGCAGTGCCGGCGGGCACCGAAATCAGGTCGTTTTTCTCGCAGAGCACGGCGTACACGTAGTCGTCGATGTGCAAAGTAAACAG
Proteins encoded in this window:
- a CDS encoding YheU family protein — translated: MLIPHDQLEVDTLTRLIEDFVTRDGTDNGDETPLETRVLRVRHALSKGQALIVFDPESQQCQLMLKHDVPKHLFD
- the csrA gene encoding carbon storage regulator CsrA; amino-acid sequence: MLVLSRVVGEMISIGDNISVRILAVNGGNVRFGIEAPQNINVHRAEVYERIQAKQVHGKRG
- a CDS encoding YnfA family protein, producing MLNYLWFFLAALFEIAGCFAFWMWLRQGKSIWWVVPALLSLTLFAIVLTKVESTYAGRAYAAYGGIYIIASIGWLGVVERIRPLGSDWLGVALCVLGASIILFGPRFTTP
- a CDS encoding SDR family oxidoreductase — encoded protein: MQNRMMITGAGSGLGREIALRWAREGWQLALSDVSEPGLKETLKQVRETGGDGFIQRCDVRDYSQLTAFAQACEEKLGGIDVIVNNAGVASGGFFSELSLEDWDWQIAINLMGVVKGCKAFLPLLEKSKGKIINIASMAALMQGPAMSNYNVAKAGVVALSESLLIELAQQEITVHVVCPSFFQTNLLDSFRGPTPAMKAQVGKLLESSPITASDIADYIYQHVAVGEFMILPHEQGRTAWALKQKNPQLLYNEMTVMADKMRAKARQSAS
- a CDS encoding LTA synthase family protein, with translation MANPDALSQQRASNRLLQPTVKSHLAYTLLCAVVMMAMLSLLRVALLVYNREMILDTPASTFLEAFANGLRFDLRLVVYLSIPLLLSLFSVRAMAARGLFRCWLTIASSIALFLGLMEMDFYREFHQRLNGLVFQYVKEDPKTVMSMLWYGFPVVRYLLAWAVGTWLLSLAFKGADRATRPRGPFSGGAISTRQVAPWYARIAVFVVCLLICVVAARGTLRQGPPLRWGDVYTTESNFANQLGLNGTLQLVAAAKSRMSEERDNIWKPTMEQSVAQKIVRDMLVMPDDKLVDAGIAAVRRDYTPPADKTLPIKNVVVILMESMAGHSVGALGAPGNITPNLDKLSKEGLLFDRFFSNGTHTHQGMFATMACFPNLPGFEYLMQTPEGSHMLSGLPQLLSARNYDDVYVYNGDFAWDNQSGFFSNQGMTNFIGRNDYVNPVFSDPTWGVSDQDMFDRGLQELKAREGKPFYALLQTLSNHTPYALPTPLPVEKVTDRGSLNEHLTAMRYADWALGQFFEKARKEPYFKETLFVIVGDHGFGNERQITEMDLGRFNVPMLMIAPGIQEKFGQRDHTVGTQIDIVPTIMGRLGGEVRQQCWGRDLLNLPQGDTGFGVIKPSGTEQTTAIVTADQILILPKEKEMDPKMYQYQLGANPHAEIIPNAPRTAELKLKLEAFLQTATKSLLDNTAGVTESMQTK
- the speE gene encoding polyamine aminopropyltransferase — translated: MSTTKTSEYLETLYEGYGQRFRMEKLLHEVRTEHQHLVIFENPRMGRVMALDGVIQTTEADEFIYHEMLTHVPILAHGSAKRVLIIGGGDGGMLREVAKHRSVEHITMVEIDGTVVDMCKEFLPNHSKGAFDDPRLNLVIDDGMRFVATTQEKFDVIISDSTDPIGPGEVLFSENFYQACRRCLNEGGILVTQNGTPFMQIEEVKTTAGRLRSLFPDWHFYQAAVPTYIGGAMTFAWGATNTAYRKLSRETLSQRFAGSGIITRYYNPEIHIGAFALPQYVLQAVNKPSND
- a CDS encoding PLDc N-terminal domain-containing protein, whose amino-acid sequence is MGSTFNGLVGLIILALDIWAIINVLKSGAETGMKIIWVLLILLLPVLGLVIWAIAGPRGNVRF
- a CDS encoding ankyrin repeat domain-containing protein → MTDKSRQMTPEEAAEFAEQVFNKARDGDAAMLAALLSKGLPPNLRNHKGDTLLMLAAYHGHVDAVKVLLEHKADPEIRNENGQSPIAGAAFKGDLAVVTALVEGGAEVEGSSFDGRTALMMAAMFNRSAIVDYLISKGADPKAKDANGINALDAARTMGAADTTAQLQKLLG
- a CDS encoding long-chain-acyl-CoA synthetase, encoding MSLASNDMITWGMMLRKLPSIAKALPRVVKGLKVANVKQPDQPCGLGWSFEQATQRNPDGPALLQGEVRLSYAQVNQWANRIAHYLIAQGIGKGDVVGVFIENRPELLVTVLAVAKVGAISAMLNTSQTRQALVHSVNLVAPAAIVVGEELVGVYSAIREQVAIDTARTWWVADQDTSRDPGSVPAGFINLMLVSTDCPTDNPLSSQQVYLNDPCFYIYTSGTTGLPKAGVFKHGRWMKTSASFGLIALDMTPDDVIYCTLPLYHATGLCVCWGSAICGASGFAIRRKFSASQFWNDARKYQATTIGYVGELCRYLIDQPPSTADCDNAVLKMIGNGLRPGVWSEFKRRFGVNHICELYAASDGNIGFSNILNFDNTIGFSLMSWALVEYTHDSCTPIRNSKGFMQKVGKGRQGLLLAKIDDKAPLDGYTDPQKTEKVVLHDVFEKGDRYFNTGDLLRSIGFGHAQFVDRLGDTYRWKGENVSTTEVENILLKHSHIAEAVAYGVEINNTNGRAGMAAITPAESLATLDFSELLSFARQHLPAYAVPLFLRVKVKMETTGTFKYQKTRLKDEAFDPRKTGEDPIYAWLPGSDTYVQVTEQVLADIHAGKFRY
- a CDS encoding DUF3509 domain-containing protein, whose translation is MSLIQEKFSSLFSNFDVTTQARPDGGILLTLNSSDGRVFKRSISYAQLHAGDQLSWVISAIRRDLAEQASELPQISMLQSQQRFALPTYHSR
- a CDS encoding response regulator transcription factor; translation: MKTPKRQRPDPAGKPLSEKELEILYWAKAGKTVWEISVIRDISEATVKFHLSNIYSKLEVTNRAQAVGEAVNRGLLS
- the mtnC gene encoding acireductone synthase, producing the protein MTIKAILTDIEGTTSAVSFVFDVLFPYAARHLPDFVRQQAQRADVARQIDAVRQDSAEPGADVERVIEILLGWIAEDRKATPLKALQGMVWEQGYQAGQLKGHVYPDAVEALKRWHQAGYQLFVYSSGSIQAQKLIFGCSEAGDLTPLFSGYFDTTSGPKREAQSYQRITQAIGCEPAQILFLSDIVQELDAAREAGMATCGLVREGGELAGHLNVSSFSQIDPATF